From one Nymphalis io chromosome 19, ilAglIoxx1.1, whole genome shotgun sequence genomic stretch:
- the LOC126775991 gene encoding CLIP domain-containing serine protease HP8-like yields MIQIKLLICLLVLHICEHSFAKKCDSCKLLRQCPEALNLVSDTNAAVKQRLKDALCGTTTVDGVRHPMICCNNFITVSVRFADTETDIETHENIALLPENCGSINGDRIVGGSYANLYEFPWMALVSRITGTHNGKRQTQFHCGGTAINSRYILTAAHCVVGQRLAGIRIGDFNINTPEDCQGEYPHFVCEQHIQDIRINNTIVHEDFKVLPSVQNDIALIRLKYPIDFSFKNAKPICLPLFNKLRNISLDGKQATVAGWGITEFSRASPVLRKVEIPIKSDNECRHYYDRNYDSGTNNIINKILCAGEVGKDSCKGDSGGPLMLEELYNDIYRMIQFGVVSYGPQQCGSATPGVYTDVRQYVKWILDNIEP; encoded by the exons atgattcaaataaaattattaatttgcttGTTAGTGCTTCACATCTGCGAACATTCATTTGCAA aaaaatgcGACAGTTGTAAGTTGCTGCGTCAGTGTCCCGAAGCGCTGAATTTAGTTTCCGATACGAATGCCGCAGTGAAACAAAGGCTTAAAGATGCATTGTGCGGGACTACAACCGTGGACGGCGTACGACACCCTATG aTTTGCTGTAACAACTTTATCACCGTATCTGTTAGGTTCGCAGACACAGAAACAGATATCGAAACACACGAGAACATCGCACTATTACCAGAAAACTGCGGTAGTATCAATGGAGACCGAATCGTCGGAGGTTCTTATGCCAACCTCTATGAGTTTCCATGGATGGCACTCGTCTCTCGTATTACTGGAACACATAAtg GTAAAAGACAAACTCAGTTCCACTGTGGAGGAACAGCTATAAACTCTAGATACATTTTGACTGCTGCTCACTGTGTTGTTGGTCAAAGACTAGCTGGAATCCGCAttggtgattttaatataaatacaccaGAGGATTGTCAAGGAGAATATCCCCACTTCGTCTGTGAGCAACATATTCag gatattcgtataaataatacaattgttCACGAGGACTTTAAGGTACTGCCAAGTGTACAAAATGATATCGCACTCATTCGTCTCAAGTACCCAATTGACTTTTCATTTA aaaacgcCAAGCCGATTTGTCTGCCATTATTTAACAAACTTCGAAACATAAGCCTCGATGGAAAACAAGCTACTGTTGCTGGATGGGGAATTACGGAATTCTCAAGGGCATCACCCGTTCTTCGGAAAGTTGAGATACCAATAAAGAGTGACAACGAATGCCGACACTACTATGATAG AAATTATGATTCtggtacaaataatattataaataagatattatgtgCTGGTGAGGTAGGTAAGGACTCATGCAAGGGGGACTCTGGAGGACCACTTATGTTAGAAGAGCTATACAATGACATTTATCGGATGATTCAATTCGGCGTCGTGTCTTATGGACCACAACAATGTGGTTCTGCTACCCCCGGAGTATATACTGATGTTAGGCAATATGTCAAATGGATATTGGATAACATCGAACCCTAA
- the LOC126775947 gene encoding hemicentin-1-like isoform X1 — protein sequence MDRRMRVIPALICFMFTLSPVLAFIPGVDGPVIAQEAIEGGKTTLFCDSATDSPNDELMLLVWYKDNAPIYSYDARIASEWSSSSFNTSSRLKADLQNEPTALTITKLRGDDQALYHCRVDFLLAPTRNIGVNLTVIVLPSQPFFLDELGNKVESKIGPYHEGDTLVLSCLVIGGRPPPRIIWYSGKDLVDASDGASDIPGVRENELYLPLTRHNAESLSCKASNTDLIPPLRASLQIELFLPAYNVTIHWVRGLVEDSLRAGRPAIVQCIAHGSYPPPEITWWLDHRHLTQHSNQSWDNVTRKAESFLEFTPAVNENGATLACVATNTAMEPGRDSKADVIILNVTYSPIVELSKLGDGRLNEVVELDSLHLECEVKANPPVLSFTWYFNDIEIRPNRWWGSQVASQTLLVEEATRRHAGRYSCAARNNIGETRAESINITVFYPPECQEHGVTLIKETLKCNVKALPPPDTFFWHIQPVDEDVQHLTTGSAILPLTQITGSLSRTLDATCEAGNGIASQEKPCKKTFSFEQLRPPQPQQCDLAFEYEEFQMRCIPVENATYYEVSVWRMSTSNSSLVLDRRGSMGYGMSQALAQGEGVPWLVRGNLGNLNVGDEAGASACNRYGCSTALLLRPTENLLHAAANPWWKFLLEKDVGISVGAVVLVAVFVLSTVLAVRLARRARSKPTPVIQVLQLDDVARDYLETIGDHKVHASRSLRSCSSGYSDGSAESAPTVDRRRKPRLWDWEPPPDVTLTIHRESAV from the exons ATGGACCGTAGGATGCGCGTCATTCCGGCGCTTATTTGCTTCATGTTCACCTTATCACCTGTCTTAGCATTTATACCTGGAGTTGACG GTCCAGTCATAGCTCAAGAAGCTATAGAGGGAGGTAAAACTACGTTGTTCTGTGATTCTGCAACAGATTCCCCAAATGACGAGCTGATGCTTTTAGTTTGGTACAAGGACAATGCGCCTATTTATAG TTACGATGCTCGTATAGCCAGCGAATGGTCTAGCTCATCATTCAATACCAGTAGCAGATTAAAGGCAGACCTGCAAAATGAACCTACAGCACTCACCATAACAAAATTAAGAGGTGATGATCAGGCACTTTACCATTGCCGAGTGGATTTCCTTCTAGCACCAACCAGGAATATTGGTGTCAATTTAACGGTCATTg ttCTCCCCAGTCAACCATTCTTTTTGGATGAACTCGGAAACAAAGTGGAAAGTAAAATTGGACCGTACCACGAAGGTGATACGTTAGTCCTGAGCTGCCTTGTTATTGGAG GTCGTCCACCTCCAAGAATAATTTGGTATTCCGGCAAAGATCTGGTTGATGCATCAGACGGAGCTAGCGATATACCGGGAGTAAGAGAGAACGAATTATACCTTCCTCTTACTCGTCACAACGCCGAGTCTCTCTCATGTAAAGCCAGTAATACAGACCTTATTCCTCCGCTGAGAGCTTCACTGCAAATTGAATTGTTTT TACCAGCATATAACGTTACTATACACTGGGTGCGCGGGTTAGTAGAAGACTCTCTAAGAGCAGGTAGACCAGCAATCGTGCAATGCATAGCTCATGGCTCCTACCCTCCACCCGAGATTACGTGGTGGCTGGATCACCGACATCTCACACAACATAGCAATCAA AGTTGGGATAATGTAACCCGAAAAGCTGAGTCGTTTTTGGAGTTTACGCCTGCGGTAAACGAAAATGGTGCAACACTGGCTTGCGTCGCAACCAACACTGCGATGGAACCAGGAAGGGACTCAAAAGCAGATGtcatcattttaaatgttacct atagtcCAATAGTAGAATTATCAAAACTAGGAGATGGAAGACTGAATGAAGTGGTCGAGTTGGACAGCTTGCATTTGGAGTGTGAAGTTAAAGCAAACCCACCAGTTTTGAGCTTTACTTGGTATTTTAAT gacATAGAAATACGACCTAATAGATGGTGGGGTAGTCAGGTTGCATCTCAAACGCTATTAGTAGAAGAAGCTACAAGGAGACACGCTGGTCGATACTCCTGTGCAGCTCGGAATAATATTGGAGAAACAAGAGCGGAATCTATCAATATCACTGTATTTT ATCCACCAGAATGTCAGGAGCATGGTGTAACACTAATTAAAGAAACATTGAAATGCAATGTTAAAGCACTCCCCCCACCTGACACATTCTTCTGGCACATCCAACCAGTAGACGAGGATGTTCAACATTTAACAACTGGCTCAGCAATTCTACCACTTACACAAATCACAGGATCTTTATCGAGAACATTAGATGCCACCTGTGAAGCTGGTAATGGTATTGCTTCTCAAGAAAAGCCATGTAAAAAGACATTCAGCTTCGAACAGCTTCGACCTCCGCAGCCACAGCAGTGTGATTTAGCCTTTGAATATGAAGAATTTCAAATGAGATGTATTCCAG tgGAAAATGCAACATACTATGAAGTATCTGTTTGGCGAATGTCAACATCCAATTCTTCTTTGGTTCTCGATAGAAGAGGATCAATGGGTTATGGTATGAGCCAGGCTCTCGCACAAGGTGAAGGCGTCCCCTGGCTTGTAAGAGGTAATTTGGGGAATTTAAACGTGGGAGACGAAGCGGGAGCTTCTGCTTGTAATAGATACGGATGTTCCACGGCCTTACTATTACGACCCACGGAGAATTTATTACATGCTGCCGCTAATCCTTGGTGGAAAT TTCTCCTCGAAAAAGATGTCGGTATATCTGTGGGTGCGGTGGTACTGGTAGCAGTGTTCGTGCTGTCCACCGTGCTCGCTGTACGTCTGGCTCGACGGGCGCGCTCCAAGCCCACGCCCGTCATACAAGTACTGCAACTGGATGATGTTGCCCGTGATTACCTGGAAACAATTGGAG ATCATAAAGTCCACGCTTCACGCAGTCTTCGCTCTTGCAGTAGCGGCTACTCTGATGGTTCGGCTGAATCAGCACCAACGGTTGACAGAAGACGTAAACCAAGGTTATGGGACTGGGAACCACCACCAGACGTGACTCTTACGATACATAGAGAAAGTGCAGTGTAA
- the LOC126775947 gene encoding hemicentin-1-like isoform X2, with translation MDRRMRVIPALICFMFTLSPVLAFIPGVDGPVIAQEAIEGGKTTLFCDSATDSPNDELMLLVWYKDNAPIYSYDARIASEWSSSSFNTSSRLKADLQNEPTALTITKLRGDDQALYHCRVDFLLAPTRNIGVNLTVIVLPSQPFFLDELGNKVESKIGPYHEGDTLVLSCLVIGGRPPPRIIWYSGKDLVDASDGASDIPGVRENELYLPLTRHNAESLSCKASNTDLIPPLRASLQIELFLPAYNVTIHWVRGLVEDSLRAGRPAIVQCIAHGSYPPPEITWWLDHRHLTQHSNQSWDNVTRKAESFLEFTPAVNENGATLACVATNTAMEPGRDSKADVIILNVTYSPIVELSKLGDGRLNEVVELDSLHLECEVKANPPVLSFTWYFNDIEIRPNRWWGSQVASQTLLVEEATRRHAGRYSCAARNNIGETRAESINITVFYPPECQEHGVTLIKETLKCNVKALPPPDTFFWHIQPVDEDVQHLTTGSAILPLTQITGSLSRTLDATCEAGNGIASQEKPCKKTFSFEQLRPPQPQQCDLAFEYEEFQMRCIPVENATYYEVSVWRMSTSNSSLVLDRRGSMGYGMSQALAQGEGVPWLVRGNLGNLNVGDEAGASACNRYGCSTALLLRPTENLLHAAANPWWKFLLEKDVGISVGAVVLVAVFVLSTVLAVRLARRARSKPTPVIQVLQLDDVARDYLETIGGRS, from the exons ATGGACCGTAGGATGCGCGTCATTCCGGCGCTTATTTGCTTCATGTTCACCTTATCACCTGTCTTAGCATTTATACCTGGAGTTGACG GTCCAGTCATAGCTCAAGAAGCTATAGAGGGAGGTAAAACTACGTTGTTCTGTGATTCTGCAACAGATTCCCCAAATGACGAGCTGATGCTTTTAGTTTGGTACAAGGACAATGCGCCTATTTATAG TTACGATGCTCGTATAGCCAGCGAATGGTCTAGCTCATCATTCAATACCAGTAGCAGATTAAAGGCAGACCTGCAAAATGAACCTACAGCACTCACCATAACAAAATTAAGAGGTGATGATCAGGCACTTTACCATTGCCGAGTGGATTTCCTTCTAGCACCAACCAGGAATATTGGTGTCAATTTAACGGTCATTg ttCTCCCCAGTCAACCATTCTTTTTGGATGAACTCGGAAACAAAGTGGAAAGTAAAATTGGACCGTACCACGAAGGTGATACGTTAGTCCTGAGCTGCCTTGTTATTGGAG GTCGTCCACCTCCAAGAATAATTTGGTATTCCGGCAAAGATCTGGTTGATGCATCAGACGGAGCTAGCGATATACCGGGAGTAAGAGAGAACGAATTATACCTTCCTCTTACTCGTCACAACGCCGAGTCTCTCTCATGTAAAGCCAGTAATACAGACCTTATTCCTCCGCTGAGAGCTTCACTGCAAATTGAATTGTTTT TACCAGCATATAACGTTACTATACACTGGGTGCGCGGGTTAGTAGAAGACTCTCTAAGAGCAGGTAGACCAGCAATCGTGCAATGCATAGCTCATGGCTCCTACCCTCCACCCGAGATTACGTGGTGGCTGGATCACCGACATCTCACACAACATAGCAATCAA AGTTGGGATAATGTAACCCGAAAAGCTGAGTCGTTTTTGGAGTTTACGCCTGCGGTAAACGAAAATGGTGCAACACTGGCTTGCGTCGCAACCAACACTGCGATGGAACCAGGAAGGGACTCAAAAGCAGATGtcatcattttaaatgttacct atagtcCAATAGTAGAATTATCAAAACTAGGAGATGGAAGACTGAATGAAGTGGTCGAGTTGGACAGCTTGCATTTGGAGTGTGAAGTTAAAGCAAACCCACCAGTTTTGAGCTTTACTTGGTATTTTAAT gacATAGAAATACGACCTAATAGATGGTGGGGTAGTCAGGTTGCATCTCAAACGCTATTAGTAGAAGAAGCTACAAGGAGACACGCTGGTCGATACTCCTGTGCAGCTCGGAATAATATTGGAGAAACAAGAGCGGAATCTATCAATATCACTGTATTTT ATCCACCAGAATGTCAGGAGCATGGTGTAACACTAATTAAAGAAACATTGAAATGCAATGTTAAAGCACTCCCCCCACCTGACACATTCTTCTGGCACATCCAACCAGTAGACGAGGATGTTCAACATTTAACAACTGGCTCAGCAATTCTACCACTTACACAAATCACAGGATCTTTATCGAGAACATTAGATGCCACCTGTGAAGCTGGTAATGGTATTGCTTCTCAAGAAAAGCCATGTAAAAAGACATTCAGCTTCGAACAGCTTCGACCTCCGCAGCCACAGCAGTGTGATTTAGCCTTTGAATATGAAGAATTTCAAATGAGATGTATTCCAG tgGAAAATGCAACATACTATGAAGTATCTGTTTGGCGAATGTCAACATCCAATTCTTCTTTGGTTCTCGATAGAAGAGGATCAATGGGTTATGGTATGAGCCAGGCTCTCGCACAAGGTGAAGGCGTCCCCTGGCTTGTAAGAGGTAATTTGGGGAATTTAAACGTGGGAGACGAAGCGGGAGCTTCTGCTTGTAATAGATACGGATGTTCCACGGCCTTACTATTACGACCCACGGAGAATTTATTACATGCTGCCGCTAATCCTTGGTGGAAAT TTCTCCTCGAAAAAGATGTCGGTATATCTGTGGGTGCGGTGGTACTGGTAGCAGTGTTCGTGCTGTCCACCGTGCTCGCTGTACGTCTGGCTCGACGGGCGCGCTCCAAGCCCACGCCCGTCATACAAGTACTGCAACTGGATGATGTTGCCCGTGATTACCTGGAAACAATTGGAGGTAG ATCATAA